One Solanum lycopersicum chromosome 4, SLM_r2.1 DNA window includes the following coding sequences:
- the LOC101251275 gene encoding uncharacterized protein, translating into MMTATMTTTVSVGSSSFFTNYPLMSALIAFALAQSIKLFTSWYKERRWDLKQLVGSGGMPSSHSSTVTALAVAVGLQEGFGGALFACALVLACVVMYDATGVRLHAGRQAEVLNQILYELPSEHPLADSRPLRELLGHTPPQVVAGGLLGLTTATAIHFIRGSGHEA; encoded by the exons ATGATGACAGCTACCATGACAACAACGGTCTCTGTTGGGTCatcttcatttttcactaaTTATCCTCTTATGTCTGCTCTTATTGCCTTTGCTCTTGCCCAATCCATCAAGCTCTTCACTTCATG GTACAAGGAAAGACGATGGGATCTTAAGCAACTTGTTGGATCTGGTGGAATGCCCTCATCCCATTCATCAACAGTAACTGCTCTAGCTGTGGCTGTTGGTTTGCAAGAGGGCTTTGGGGGGGCGCTCTTTGCTTGTGCATTAGTTTTAGCGTGTGTg GTCATGTATGATGCCACGGGTGTAAGATTACATGCTGGACGTCAGGCAGAG gTCCTGAATCAAATTTTATACGAACTTCCTTCTGAACATCCTCTTGCAGATAGTAGGCCATTACGAGAACTCCTTGGTCACACTCCTCCTCAG GTTGTAGCTGGTGGATTATTGGGATTGACAACTGCAACGGCTATCCATTTTATCAGAGGCTCAGGACATGAAGCATGA